A genomic segment from bacterium encodes:
- a CDS encoding VOC family protein, with protein MGPLDRTLFRRVDHIGVIVADLDEQKRWLGEIFGLPVTRELNFPETRLKAAFYGCGGVDIEMIQVDDPVVRQKRLGEGNRARIEHIAVEVDDIPAVLKKLAALGVRTTEPEPRKIGDRLNVWTVAETTGGVSYQLIQRT; from the coding sequence GTGGGACCGCTCGATCGCACGCTCTTTCGGCGGGTCGATCACATCGGCGTCATCGTCGCCGACCTCGACGAGCAGAAACGGTGGCTCGGCGAGATTTTCGGACTGCCCGTTACGCGGGAGCTCAACTTCCCGGAGACCAGGCTCAAGGCCGCCTTCTACGGCTGCGGCGGGGTGGACATCGAGATGATTCAAGTCGACGATCCCGTGGTGCGCCAGAAGCGGCTCGGTGAGGGCAACCGCGCGCGGATCGAGCACATCGCGGTCGAAGTGGACGACATTCCGGCGGTGCTCAAGAAACTCGCCGCGCTCGGCGTCCGGACCACCGAGCCCGAGCCCCGGAAGATCGGCGACCGGCTGAATGTCTGGACGGTCGCCGAGACGACGGGAGGCGTGTCCTACCAGCTGATTCAGCGCACGTAG